The following DNA comes from Ascaphus truei isolate aAscTru1 chromosome 1, aAscTru1.hap1, whole genome shotgun sequence.
TTAGCTTTTTGGCTTCAGGAACCATCTTCACAGTAAGACACTTGTCAACCATCCTCACATCAGGTCTATCACCATtaggtatacagtacataatctGAAAAGACCTTGCATCTGGGTAGGGTTCCTGACCCGACAGAACTGACCAGGTTAAGATGCCAAAGCTGTACACGTCAAACATTTTTGTCGGTTTGTAGTTAATGTCTTTGATGGCTTCCGGAGGCATATAGGCTAAAGTACCAACTATGGATTGATCAGTAGAGGTGGTTGTAGCTGAACCAGCAAATTTAGCCAACCCGAAATCCGTCAACTGAACATCCAAGGACTTGTTGAAGAGAACGTTACCAGGTTTTAAGTCTCGATGAATTATAGGAGGGCTGAGGCGGTGGAGAAAATTCATTCCCAGAACGACCTGGTGGAGGATCTGAAACCTCAAAGCCCACGGGACATCTGGGACATTTTCAAAAAGGGTACAGAGAGAACCAAGAGGCATGTACTCAATAACCAGGCCATACTCAATAAGATTTCCCTCCGGCTTCTCATACACACCAAGGAGACGCAGGACGTAGGTGTAGTTTGCCGTGTGCATCATGTCTCTTTCCTTCATGAAATCCTTCAGGTTGTTCCTCATCAACCTCACATTATTACACCCCAGCCTTCCCACTGGCGGGTTCCACAAATCATCTTCAGGGCGACCTCCCTCCCAAGAGTCTCGATCCATCCTCAGTACACCAACCCGAAGCCGCCGCTCCACACCAGGCTCAGGCTGTGCAGGTCCCTGGCGTGGAACTGCAGCATTTTCCTCTCCCCCGGGGCCCTCTCACACTATTCCCCCCCCGGGCCCCTCtcacactattccccccccccgggcccctctcacactatccccccccgAGCCCCTCTCACACTATTCCCACCCCCCCGGGCCCCTCTCACactattccccccctccccgggcccctctcacactattccccccccgggcccctctcacactattccccccccgggcccctctcacactattccccccccccccgggcccctctcactattcctccccccccaggccCCTCTCACACTATTCCCCCCCGGGCCCCTCTCACACTATTCCCCCCCCGGGCCCCTCTCACACTATTCCCCCCCGGGCCCCTCTCACACTATTCTCCCCCTCGGGCCCCTCTCACACTATTCCCCCCACCCGGGCCCCTCTCacactatttccccccccccccaggcccctctcactatttccccccccccgggcccctcTCAAACTATTCCCCCCCGGGCCCCTCtcacactattcccccccccagggcccctctcacactattccccccccccagggcccctctcacactattcccccccccccgggcccctctcacactattcccccccccccccgggcccctctcacactattccccccccccccccgggcccctctcacactatcccccccgggcccctctcacactatccccccaccCAGGTCCCTCtcacactattcccccccccccaggtccctctcacactattccccccccccgggtccctctcacactattccccccccccgggcccctctcacactatccccccccgggcccctctcacactatcccccccccgggcccctctcacactattcccccccccgggtccctctcacactattcccccccccgggtccctctcacactattcccccccccgggcccctctcacactattcccccccccgggcccctctcacactattcccccccccccggggcccctctcacactattcccccccccggggcccctctcacacactctctggcTCCTTGAAGCATCTTCAGGGCGACCTCCATCCCCAGAGTCTCGCTCCAGCCTCGGTACACCAGCCCGAAGCCGCCGCTCCCCACCAGGCTCAGGCTGTGCAGGTCCCCGGCCTGGAACTGCAGCATTTCACACCGATTCCCACATTACACGGTTTTCCGTGCAACCAACGCCACAGCTCAGGGAAGGGCGGAAGCCCTCAACCTCTCCAgaaaatttttaataaaaattgagtttaaaaaaaaaaaaaagagaaataatgATAAGGATAGAGGTAGTTATGATGATAAACATAAGGAAAATCAAAAATCTACTAAGTCTAACTATCCTAAAAGGCATATATCTGACCAACAATCCTCTGAGCGTTCCCTTTTTTTAGAGGCTCGGAGGTCGCGATTTGCGATTCAGAAAAATTTGGGAGTAACAGATCACAACCTGGAGAAGGATTATGTAGACACTGAAGGGCCAAAGAAAAAGACAACATACACCAGAAGGGGAATGAGAGGAGGTGGGACAAATGCAAAAATGGAAGGAACGAAGGTGGGAGGATTGAGTGTGTCGGGTAATGACATTTTCAACTTATCCTCAGTAATACTAAATAACGATCAAAAATAAGTATTAGCAAGAGGTCTCTCCTTTGCTAAGACATATGGTCCTATTGGATTCCAATTGTTCTCAGATCTTCATAAATTCACTAGGAATCTTACTCTTATAAGACATTTTTTGAAAGAAGATAATGGTCAAGTAAGTGAAAATTTGGTAATCACAGGAGATTAAACATTACACTCAGTACCTGTGCCTTGCCAACATACTGTACTAATTTTAAACCACCTTCTAAATTTTATCCTTCCCAATCTAAAGGGAATTTTATTGAAACCTTTTTTAAAGTTGTTAATAATGATTTTAATAGGAAGGTTAAAAATCATAACGTTTACCACATTAAACACAATTTGAGTAAGAatgaaaatcaagctttaaaggATTTACAAAGTAATAAATCTTTAGTGATAAGACAAGCTGATATGGATGGGGGGGTCATTCTGCTAAATAGGGATGATTATGTAAAGGAAGCAAACAGGATTTTAGAGGACCCTTTATTTTATAGTAAAGTGAATGGTGACCCCACTAGTAATTTTATTGGGGAACTAAGGATTCTCCTTGATGATGCTTTGTCAAATAATAtactaaataaaaaaagaatattcGTTTTTATTATCTGATAGTCCAAGGATCCCCATTTTCTATTATCTTCCCAAGATAAATTAATCCCTTACAGTCCCACCAGGAAGACCTATTGTGTCAAGTATTGATTATTCATCTAACCTGTAACAATACGTCGATTTTTTTCTTACAAAATTATGTATGTAAATTCCCTTCTTATATTAAAGACACAATGTCAGCAATTTGTATATTTAAACAATTTGAATGGATGACCAGCTACAGATGGGCGACTTTTGACGTACAGTCCCTCTATACGAATATACCACATATGAAAGGTATAGACACTATTGCACAATATTTGATGAATGATCCTGAGTTACATGTATTGAATGGTTATTTCATTTTGGAGTCCATCAGATTTATTTTttcgcacaattattttctatttttgacaCAGTTCTTCATCCAGGTCTGTGGAACAGCAATGGGTGTGTGCTTTGCTCCCACTTATGCCAACCTTTACATGGGGGCATGGGAGCAAAGCGTGATTTGGAATAACAACCCTTTTGCTAATAATATTATAATCTGGTGCAGATTTATAGATGATATCATCTGTGTTTGGGAGGGAGATGATGACTCCTTAAATGAATTTACTATTTATTTAAACAATAATGATTTTTATCTTACGTTTACAGTTGAaagtaacaaaaataaaataaaatttctGGACCTACAATTGGTAGGTACTGATGAAAATCGAGTcttaacaaaaacatttttcaagaagGTTGACACTAATAGCCTATTATTGGCAAGCAGTAACCACAAAAAATCATAGATTGATAATATTCCAATTGGTCAGTTCCTGCGAATCAAACAGAACTGTAGTGATATAAGAAATTTTGAACAGCAATCCGAACTGCTATTTAATAAGTTTATACAAAGAGGCCATAAAAGTGACAACCTTCTATAAGTTTTGAAAAAGGTTACCAATATGGATAGGGATTCCATTTATTTGGAaagagaaataatgtaaaaaatatgAATCAATCTAAAGACTCGTGAATCAACAAATATCTGTGCCATTTGTCACAAATTATAATGCAGTAAGTTAtaagataaaaaatataataaatacaaattGGAGGGTTTTTACTAAATAATTCAGTACTTGGACAACATCTGGAAAACAAATCAAAATTTACCTTTCGAAAAGCGAATAACTTAAAAAAACTGCCTGGCCCCTAGTGATATAGGCACTAAACCAACACAAAAGACTAGTTGGCTAAATAAAAAAACAGCTGGTAAATTTTGTTGCGGTAAGTGTAAGGCCTGTAAACTtttgagtaaagaaagaaaaagtttTAAATCATTTGTAACAAAGGAACAGTTTAATATAGAGGAGTGTATCTCTTGCAATACTACCTACAGTTGCGTGAAAAAgatagtacaccctctttgaattctatggttttacatatcaggacataataataatcatatgttccttagcaggtcttaaaattagttaaatacaacctcagatgaacaacaatacatgacatattacacagtgtcatgatttatttaccaaaaataaagccaaaatggagaagccatgtgtgaaaaaccaagtataCCTTataattcaatagcttgtagaaccacctttatcaggaataacttgaagtaatcgttttctgtatgaccttatcagtctctcacattgttgtggaggaattttggcccactcttcattacaacgttgcttcagttcattgaggtgtgcgggcatttgtttatgcacatctctcttaaggtcccgccacagcatttcaattgggttgaggtctggactttgactgggccattgcaacaccttgattcttttatttttcagccattctgttgtagatttgcttgtgtgcttgggatcattgtcctgttgcaagacccaatttcggccaagctttaactgtcggacagatggcctcacatttgactctagaatactttggtatacagaggagttcatggtcgactcaatgactgcaagtttcccaggtcctgtggctacaaaacaagcccaaatcatcacccctccaccaccgtgcttgacagttggtatcaGGTATTTgtactgatatgctgtgtttggttttcgccaatcgtggcgctgtgcattatggccaaacatctccactttggtctcgtctgtccaaaggacattgttccagaagtcttgtggtttgttcagatgcaactttgcaaacctaagccgtgctgccatgttctttttagagagaagaggctttcccctggcaacccttccaaacaaaccatacttgttcagtctttttctaattgtactgtcatgaactttaacatttaacatgctaaatgaggcctgtagagtctgagatgtaactgttgttttttttttaatttctctgagcattgcacggtctgaatttgctgggatgtgcactcctgggaagattggcaattgaatgttttccacttttgaataatctttctctgtagaatgatggactttaaattgtttggaaatggccttataatccTTCCCAGAtttatgggcagcaacaattgcttctctaagatcattgctgatgtctttcctccttggcattgtgttaacacacatctAAATTCTCCAGACcagaaaactgctaaaacttcggcttttatagaggtggtcacacttgctgatgatcaattaccAAAAATGGTAGCTAAAGCAGCAAATCTGTCACCCTGgccccaaaaaataaaattgttcctCCTTGATGGGAAGCATGGGATCTCTGGtactgaaccctgttaatttcagcaccagcttccgattggcccacacatgactgggacattaaaacatgagcagggggtcttcagagctaaaatgaatgtggttcagctccggagacctcctgcttcctaaCTATGGGAAAAATAATTTTTAGGGGAAAAGGGCCAGCCTTAATAGTGCTTGCCTAAAGACGGCACATAACCTAGAGGTGGGCCTGTGACAGCTCATGTGGATGCAAACTGTGGTTTATGTGGCATGCAAAAACAGCATTTTCTGCTACTTTAACCTACGGAAAAATAATTCACATTAGTCATACCATAAATACCTTCAGACTACTGTAAATTAAACATTTTTTCAGTAAACTGCAGACCAATAATTAACATGTTGTGCTCACAAGAGGGAGCCAAATAGCCTTCTGCATCTCCTGTGGCTGTGAGCGTGGCTTCTCCTTCCGGCCCTGCTCCTGCTGCAAGATCTTGCCCTGTGttccaacccccctctccctctcaatcAATTACTCAACCAAGGACTCCAGAGCACTGTCTAAAAATGGGCCCAGACATTTAGTCGGACCTAAGGaagaaaataaatatgaaaataaaaagaTCAGTGGAATAAAATAAACTCCTGGTATGCATATAGTGACAAGGATCTAGACACTGGTGACCTCTGCCACCTACAaaatctctttgataaagcgcctccacggcgggaaacgcgtcagagttttaaccttgtgtgtttggtttttttggccattatgcccaataaataatctttaatcATAACTTTTTTGCCCCAGTCTTTACTTTattttttggcagtgctccgcttttttctttttttctactcTGCCACCTACAGTATATGTGCTCTGGAAAACATGTCCAGGAATCCAAATTAAGGGGAATTAAAGGCAGATATTCTATAGGCCAATTTTTGGTTTTGTTTTAgtaaatgcagcagttccttgCTTTTATGGCAATGCAATTCTCTAAACTGACCACgtattctcctgtgatcgatcagtgaaatcctgcaatatggctgcctatttcaaaagaggaagtgatgtagctttgtaaatagttgctatagcaacccaaggaagcttaattCATTAAAAAATCATCAAAAAGCACACAAATATAGGATTATTTTAGAAAATGCTGCTATTTTAAGTATTGAGGAAACATGACAATTCACAATACTCATTTAATTATGAATTTTGACCACACTGGTGGTCTCTCCAATGTAAAATAACCTACACGGGTTTGACTATATAGACCATAAATGTGGTGTTACAAGTAAAAACATTTTCTTATTTTGTACTTTGTCTCTGTGTGGGTGGGTCAAAGTGTTCCCTTTAATAATAGAATTGCATTGTCCACTGTGCAAAGACCAAAAAGGGGATAAGCGTCGCAGAGTAGGGTTGGAGGTCTGCCTTCACCAGTTCATCCCTCATATTCTGTGCTCTCTTGTATACAAAAAAGGAGGGTCTGAAAATTAGGGTCAGTTTGACAAATATTCCAATGGTTGTGGATTATCCTTTTGAATTTGGGACTGAAGGAGTGAAAGATCGAAACAAAAAGGTATCCTATTGTAATCTTTTTTATTACCATCCAAATCTAATAGATTATTTCTGTCAACTGTTTCTATCCTATTAAGATGTGTATCTAAAACTCACTTTGATAACCCCGTTTTAAGAACTTCTCTTTCATCCAATACAGTTTTTGTGTCAATTTGTTTTTATCACTTACAATGCTCGTAACTCTAATAAATTGGCTGTATGAAAGAGTCTTTCATCCTTGGTGGCTGAAAACTGTCCGTACAAATTATGTTGTTTCTATTCATAGGTTGTGTATATCTATTACAAATATATAATTTGGGAGCATATTCAGATGTATCAGACATGccagcaaccctgcttttcagcattatctcttagcatacaatgcttccactgcagccatggattctgggaaatgacatgcaaatgagcacagtgtcaacCTTTACTCcatgttcattttaacatggacccctataagcacaAGCCTGCATGTAAATGAGTGcaactactgtatgtattggatTTGTTCTAGATCACTATTCATAGTGAAATAGATTGTCTGGTGTAAACATTTGAGTTCAGAGACAAAGGTGGTCAGATATTCTTAAGTACCCTTCAAAATGATggagatatcatctatgtacctttTCCAGAGTCTCATAAATCGGGATTCAAATTGATTGATAAAAATGTTGGTGTAGGAAGGGGCCACATTCAAACCCATGATCATGCTGGAACACTAATGTAACCAATATTTAATCACCTTCCACCTTTCCCAGATTACAACTTCTCCTTAGGAAGTCTGGGGTATTCTGAATGTATGATGGTGCTGTTGTGACAAGGGGTTTTTGGATACTGTCTATACAAATTGCTAAAGGTTGAAATAACATCTCAATGCCTGCTAAAATTGCGTAAATAGGGGGTTGTCAGGATTTTTGTCTTTCTTCAGTAGTATGTAAAACAAAATTTGAGTGACTGCATATGTGGATAACAAAAAGTCCCTCTGCTTTGTTGTGATCAGTCCTGATAACAATGCATGTGCCACAAGCAAAAAAATGATTTTCTTAATTCTTTCATTTAGGTCTATATCTATTTTAGCATAGTTGATGGTGTCAGATAATTGGCTCAACATTTCTTTTATGTAGTCCTCCCTGTTCATAATCACAATTGACACTCCCTTGTTTGCTGGCTTAATGACAATGGATCTTTCTTGTGTGAAGCTCGGTAGTTTGTGTCAATTGATCAGTTCTGATACCTTATGTACAAGAGGAgggatttttgtttttaaatcattttgaTTCTTTAGTGACTAGTCTGGTGTAAGTCTGAATGAATGTGTAAAGGGTATACATCTGCTCTTCCGGCATAAATCCCTCATATATTCAAATATAGTGGAGGTCGTTTCTGTAACCATTTCAGTAAGAGTactgaaagggagagagattggattCACAGGTATGATATAGTTAGAGTCAGATACAGAGGGAGTTCAGAAGAAGTATTTGAGTCTTAGTGTGGAAATATTTAAAAAGTTTCACCTCTATTCAGAACTAATCCGTTCTTGGAGTGGAAATGAAGGATTAATCCAGATTAAGTACCCTCTTTTTGTTAGTCACAGATTTTATGGAGATAATATGATGAGGTCCTTCTCTGTGATCTGGTGACAATCAAAGCTGGGTGGATGTTACCATCTTATTCGTCCTCCTACTCTCCTAACTTGGCATATGCGACCTACTCTGTATCTCTCCAGTGGTTGATCGTCACATTTTTCTTGTTAAAGTGTTGTGGAGTTCTGAAAATCATGTGCTTGTTCAGATGACCCCCCCGTGGGTGAGTCTGCACAGCTTTGCTACTCTAAATGAAGGCGTgcctttttatttcattttcggATTTCTCTAGTTGCATGCTCTGGTTGGTACTACTGaattaacattttttttcaaattgtagTTTCTTTGGTTGTGTTTACATTTTTGTGTATAGTACAATATATAACAGTACATGACTGTTGACTTCTGAGTTTTGTTTTCACTTAGTTAGAGCACTCCCACTAGGGTAGGGATTGCAAATCATTGTCATACCAAGGTAAATTGTTTGGCACGCCCAAATGTTTGAGATTGTAAATACGGCAATACCCTTTTACCTCTGAGGAAGTAACCCTTTGTTATGAAACGCGTAAGGTTGAATTATCAAAGGGCAGGAGTGGGATCTTAAAGTAGGCCAGTACGGTTCGGTTTGCAATACCAATAAATCAATAAGTGCCAGTACTGGTAGGAATTATTGGGGATTTCAAATGAAAAGAAAACTCATCTGCCTCTCTCTATGCCTGTCTTCTGTCTCCCTGCTCTATTACTGCATTTCTCGCTATCCCTGCTTCTCTGCATCCGAGTATCTTCACTAAGAAGACGCTCAGTCAGTGCTATTATGGATATGCCCATATATGGATATGCCCATATTAGGGCTTCATACATCACTGTGAGCCAGCTTTCAGttggggagaggcagggaggagagaaaatAGAGAAGTaaggagaaaggaga
Coding sequences within:
- the LOC142504248 gene encoding receptor-interacting serine/threonine-protein kinase 3-like isoform X1; the encoded protein is MLQFQAGDLHSLSLVGSGGFGLVYRGWSETLGMEVALKMLQGARENNLKDFMKERDMMHTANYTYVLRLLGVYEKPEGNLIEYGLVIEYMPLGSLCTLFENVPDVPWALRFQILHQVVLGMNFLHRLSPPIIHRDLKPGNVLFNKSLDVQLTDFGLAKFAGSATTTSTDQSIVGTLAYMPPEAIKDINYKPTKMFDVYSFGILTWSVLSGQEPYPDARSFQIMYCIPNGDRPDVRMVDKCLTVKMVPEAKKLMIKCWDGEAKDRPSFQDLKVETVLMSNEYVGEIDSAIREVLDLLKNPSASAQVTAAESSPLPDLNAPEFLETNFAAIVQAGPDLSNIWDILYTEGIINGEEQSDLDSIERRRDQVRKTLRMIRNKGQRSSTRLLQLLEQHHPSLATSMLSTSRQ
- the LOC142504248 gene encoding receptor-interacting serine/threonine-protein kinase 2-like isoform X2 yields the protein MKERDMMHTANYTYVLRLLGVYEKPEGNLIEYGLVIEYMPLGSLCTLFENVPDVPWALRFQILHQVVLGMNFLHRLSPPIIHRDLKPGNVLFNKSLDVQLTDFGLAKFAGSATTTSTDQSIVGTLAYMPPEAIKDINYKPTKMFDVYSFGILTWSVLSGQEPYPDARSFQIMYCIPNGDRPDVRMVDKCLTVKMVPEAKKLMIKCWDGEAKDRPSFQDLKVETVLMSNEYVGEIDSAIREVLDLLKNPSASAQVTAAESSPLPDLNAPEFLETNFAAIVQAGPDLSNIWDILYTEGIINGEEQSDLDSIERRRDQVRKTLRMIRNKGQRSSTRLLQLLEQHHPSLATSMLSTSRQ